A single region of the Salvia miltiorrhiza cultivar Shanhuang (shh) chromosome 8, IMPLAD_Smil_shh, whole genome shotgun sequence genome encodes:
- the LOC130999341 gene encoding FRIGIDA-like protein 3 has protein sequence MEDSIATPALMDSTASKIQQLQKAFAELESHRAITLNLKWKQLEEHFHGLQKSLKRRFTELEEQEKEFDTKIVESKEMLEKRKAAVVAKEQTSLERLQEKRDAALSAIMTAMGKHEKPLSLGSGVLSRENKVEAPFLEDKASDVSVTKSIENIKALVKSYPGLVKLCQEINSEGLLKFISDNRKDLVTLREEIPVALRAARDPASLVLDSLKGFYGTDMPNSDAKKDSNLIGLRRTCIMLMECLSSLILGLDVDSVSGIISDSAKERAKAIAEEWKPKLDYLDVDASNGNSLEAHAFLQLLATFGINSDFDHDCLSKLIPMVSRRRQTAELCRYLGLSDKMPGVIDVLVKNGRQIDAVNLAFAFELTDQFSPISLLKSYLSEARKSPSPAKSGNTSPGVSTQNDVNEKELTALKAVIKCVEDRKLEQQFPVDPLQKQVLEIEKAKADKKRATEVAKPQSKRPRASGVAHAPRAANAASDKNFYGGMTDQRYPQYVYERPAYAYAGPNNHHVPSYVGVGTPAYSFSPSHGSFFGNAYQYHTAYLH, from the exons ATGGAAGACAGCATAGCAACTCCAGCACTAATGGACTCGACAGCCTCTAAGATACAGCAGCTTCAAAAAGCATTTGCTGAACTTGAGAGTCATCGAGCCATTACTCTCAATTTGAAATGGAAGCAGCTTGAGGAGCATTTTCACGGGCTTCAGAAATCTCTAAAGAGACGTTTCACTGAGCTGGAAGAACAGGAAAAGGAATTTGATACCAAGATTGTCGAATCTAAAGAGATGTTGGAGAAGCGTAAAGCAGCTGTTGTGGCCAAGGAGCAAACTTCACTTGAAAGGCTTCAAGAGAAGAGAGATGCCGCACTGTCCGCAATCATGACTGCTATGGGGAAGCACGAGAAGCCGCTTTCTTTGGGTTCAGGAGTCTTAAGTAGAGAAAACAAAGTTGAAGCACCATTTCTGGAGGATAAAGCTTCTGATGTGTCGGTTACTAAATCCATTGAAAACATTAAAGCACTGGTTAAGTCTTACCCTGGGCTTGTGAAACTGTGCCAAGAGATTAATTCTGAGGGACTCCTTAAGTTTATATCTGACAACCGAAAGGACCTTGTTACTTTGAGAGAGGAAATTCCTGTTGCTCTACGTGCTGCACGTGATCCCGCCTCTCTGGTTCTGGATTCACTTAAAGGGTTCTATGGTACAGATATGCCAAATTCGGATGCTAAAAAGGATTCAAACCTCATAGGCCTTCGCCGAACCTGTATAATGCTAATGGAGTGCCTCAGCAGCTTAATCTTAGGTCTGGATGTGGACTCAGTTTCTGGTATTATCTCAGATAGTGCTAAGGAACGGGCAAAAGCTATTGCCGAAGAGTGGAAACCAAAGTTAGATTATCTTGATGTTGATGCGAGCAATGGCAATTCATTGgaggctcatgcattcctacaaCTGTTGGCTACATTTGGCATTAATTCAGATTTCGATCATGATTGCTTGTCAAAACTAATACCAATGGTATCTCGCCGTCGCCAAACAGCTGAATTATGCCGTTATCTTGGCTTGTCTGACAAAATGCCAG GTGTGATCGATGTGTTGGTGAAGAACGGAAGACAGATTGATGCTGTCAATCTAGCTTTTGCATTTGAGCTTACTGATCAGTTTTCACCTATTTCATTGCTGAAATCATACTTGTCTGAGGCCAGAAAATCGCCATCACCCGCAAAATCCGGAAATACATCACCCGGTGTGTCTACACAG AATGATGTGAATGAGAAAGAGCTGACTGCACTGAAAGCTGTAATCAAGTGCGTCGAAGATCGCAAGCTCGAGCAGCAGTTCCCTGTGGATCCGCTCCAGAAGCAGGTGCTCGAAATCGAGAAAGCAAAGGCGGACAAGAAACGGGCGACAGAAGTTGCGAAGCCACAGTCCAAAAGACCCCGTGCCAGCGGTGTTGCTCACGCGCCTCGAGCTGCGAACGCTGCGAGCGACAAGAACTTCTACGGCGGAATGACTGATCAGAGGTACCCGCAGTACGTCTACGAGAGACCGGCGTACGCCTATGCCGGGCCCAACAACCACCACGTCCCGTCGTACGTCGGCGTCGGCACGCCGGCCTACAGCTTCTCCCCCAGCCATGGCAGCTTCTTTGGGAACGCCTACCAGTATCACACAGCCTACTTGCACTAA
- the LOC130999372 gene encoding photosystem I reaction center subunit XI, chloroplastic, translating into MAAAASTMASQLQSNFASSLTRKLATPKGISGAPFRVLPSGRRATSFTVKAIQSEKPTYQVIQPINGDPFIGSLETPVTSSPLVAWYLSNLPAYRTAVNPLLRGVEVGLAHGFLLVGPFVKTGPLRNTPIAGSAGSLGAAGLVVILSICLTIYGIASFKEGEPSTAPGLTLTGRKKEPDQLQTADGWAKFTGGFFFGGISGVTWAYFLLYVLDLPYFVK; encoded by the exons ATGGCAGCTGCTGCTTCAACAATGGCAAGCCAACTCCAAAGCAACTTTGCCTCTTCACTCACAAGGAAGCTTGCCACTCCAAAGGGCATCTCTGGTGCTCCCTTTAGAGTCTTGCCCTCTGGGAGGAGAGCCACTTCCTTCACCGTCAAGGCCATCCAATCGGAAAAG CCTACATACCAAGTCATTCAACCAATCAATGGTGACCCATTCATTGGGAGTCTCGAGACACCTGTCACCTCAAGCCCATTGGTGGCATGGTACTTGTCCAACCTCCCGGCCTACCGGACAGCTGTCAACCCGCTGCTCCGAGGGGTCGAGGTTGGGCTGGCCCACGGGTTTCTCCTCGTGGGCCCATTCGTGAAGACGGGCCCGCTTCGGAACACCCCGATTGCAGGTAGTGCGGGCTCATTGGGCGCGGCCGGACTAGTTGTGATCCTCAGCATCTGCCTGACCATTTATGGGATCGCGTCTTTTAAGGAGGGGGAGCCGTCGACGGCTCCTGGCCTGACGCTAACGGGGCGGAAGAAGGAGCCCGATCAGCTGCAGACGGCCGACGGGTGGGCAAAGTTCACCGGCGGATTCTTCTTCGGAGGGATCTCCGGTGTGACTTGGGCTTACTTTTTGCTCTATGTTCTTGACCTTCCTTACTTCGTTAAGTAA
- the LOC130999384 gene encoding uncharacterized protein LOC130999384: MPLHRRLLQRLHRAASPPASAPVAAPASASPRGPRRPTLPAADLLAACSRACIASPHRLHPAGRRSARRLLQSLQRVAAPVYLLPCLSISQPRMQLMDNSNLIENTPQVDEIMVEVNDVEKEVVD, encoded by the exons ATGCCTCTGCATCGCCGACTGCTCCAGAGATTGCACCGCGCCGCATCGCCGCCTGCATCTGCACCGGTCGCCGCACCTGCATCTGCATCGCCGCGCGGCCCGCGCCGCCCCACCCTTCCGGCCGCAGATCTGCTCGCCGCCTGCTCCAGAGCTTGCATAGCGTCGCCGCACCGCCTGCACCCTGCCGGCCGCAGATCTGCTCGCCGCCTGCTCCAGAGCCTACAGCGCGTCGCCGCGCCTGTTTACTTGCTGCCGTGCTTGAGTATCTCGCAGCCGAG AATGCAGTTAATGGACAATTCAAATCTAATAGAAAATACTCCTCAAGTAGATGAGATTATGGTGGAAGTGAATGATGTGGAGAAAGAAGTTGTGGATTGA
- the LOC130999331 gene encoding putative pentatricopeptide repeat-containing protein At5g59200, chloroplastic: MSSLTPLPHLPPNSNFPNSNSNRRKNTIFHLQNCRNLDQIAPIHTNIIKNGQEHDHFIAFELLRACSRFDAIDYAIKVFRRTRQPNVYVYTALIDALVAAGSHHRAITSYVQMIENSVYPDNFVINSVLKACGLELDLGIGKQIHCHGLKLGLCSNRQVKLKLMELYGKCAKFDEMQKLFDEMPERDVVAMTVMISSYLEHRLVERACVAFDLVEVKDAVCWTTMIDGLVRNEEMSKALECFRRMQREGVRANEVTAVCMLSACAHLGALELGKWVHSYIKKCYIKVNHFVASALITMYSRCGSIEEAESVFLEAKEKEVSTYNSMIAGFALNGKTMEAIEMFQTMVNEGIRPTSITFVGVLNACSHGGFVDVGLKIFESMENDYGLEPRVEHYGCLIDLLGRAGRVHEAYELIQETRVAPDHIMLGSLLSSCKAHRAFELGEKVVKTLLAHEFSESCDAGTYILVSNFYSSWGKWDEALLARAELRKKGVEKEPGSSSIEVGGEIHEFLLGDSSHPRREEIYAKMEEMDQKLRGEGYHPRIDGVLQDVGDREKARALAIHSERLALCYGLISSEEGSSLRIVKNLRVCDDCHAMIKLVSKVSGRKIVMRDRNRFHHFENGRCSCGDYW; this comes from the coding sequence ATGAGTTCCTTAACACCTCTGCCTCATCTCCCGCCAAATTCAAACTTCCCCAATTCCAACTCAAATCGCCGCAAGAACACGATTTTCCACCTGCAAAATTGCAGAAATCTCGATCAAATCGCTCCAATCCATACTAACATCATAAAAAACGGCCAAGAACACGACCATTTCATCGCGTTCGAGCTTCTCCGAGCTTGCTCCAGATTCGACGCCATTGATTATGCAATCAAGGTTTTCCGTCGAACAAGGCAGCCGAATGTCTACGTGTACACCGCCCTCATCGATGCGCTCGTGGCGGCCGGGTCGCATCATCGCGCTATCACTTCGTATGTGCAGATGATCGAGAATTCCGTATATCCAGACAATTTCGTCATTAATTCTGTGTTGAAGGCGTGTGGGCTGGAACTCGATTTGGGGATCGGTAAACAAATACACTGCCATGGTTTGAAGCTCGGGTTATGTTCGAATCGGCAGGTTAAATTGAAGCTGATGGAGCTATATGGAAAATGCGCAAAATTTGATGAGATGCAGAAGctgttcgacgaaatgcctGAAAGAGATGTTGTTGCTATGACAGTGATGATTTCATCCTACCTCGAACATAGATTGGTCGAAAGGGCTTGTGTTGCTTTCGATCTAGTGGAGGTTAAGGATGCGGTTTGCTGGACAACGATGATTGATGGGCTTGTGAGAAACGAAGAAATGAGTAAGGCGTTGGAGTGTTTTAGGCGGATGCAGAGGGAAGGCGTGAGAGCTAACGAAGTCACAGCCGTCTGCATGCTATCCGCTTGCGCACATTTGGGAGCTCTGGAGCTCGGAAAATGGGTTCATTCATACATCAAAAAGTGTTATATTAAGGTTAATCACTTTGTTGCTTCTGCTTTGATCACTATGTATTCGAGGTGTGGAAGCATCGAGGAGGCGGAGAGTGTGTTTTTGGAGGCGAAAGAGAAAGAAGTGAGCACTTACAACTCCATGATTGCTGGTTTCGCGTTGAATGGGAAAACCATGGAGGCAATTGAGATGTTTCAAACAATGGTGAATGAAGGAATAAGGCCAACAAGCATTACCTTTGTTGGTGTGCTTAATGCTTGTAGCCATGGTGGTTTCGTGGATGTCGGGCTCAAGATCTTCGAGAGCATGGAAAATGACTACGGTTTGGAGCCAAGAGTCGAGCACTACGGATGCTTGATTGATCTATTAGGCCGGGCGGGGAGAGTGCACGAGGCTTACGAGCTTATTCAAGAAACGAGAGTTGCACCGGATCATATAATGTTGGGGTCGCTCTTGAGCTCGTGCAAAGCTCATAGGGCGTTCGAGTTGGGGGAGAAGGTTGTTAAAACACTTCTTGCTCATGAATTTTCCGAATCTTGTGATGCAGGGACGTACATCCTCGTCTCCAACTTCTACTCGTCTTGGGGGAAGTGGGACGAGGCTCTGCTAGCTCGTGCAGAGTTGAGGAAGAAGGGCGTGGAGAAGGAGCCCGGGAGCAGCTCCATTGAAGTGGGTGGCGAGATCCACGAGTTCCTCCTAGGCGACTCGAGCCATCCTCGGAGGGAAGAGATCTACGCGAAGATGGAAGAGATGGATCAGAAATTGCGCGGAGAGGGCTACCATCCGCGGATAGATGGCGTGTTGCAAGACGTGGGGGATCGAGAGAAGGCACGGGCTCTGGCCATACATAGCGAGAGGCTTGCTTTATGCTATGGGCTGATATCGAGTGAAGAAGGCTCTAGTTTGAGAATTGTGAAGAATTTGAGAGTTTG